The DNA window ATCACGGTGGTCAACCCCCGCCCGAAGTTCGTCGAGCGGATCCGCCTGCATCAGTTCGTCGCGGGCAACTACGACGCGACGGTGGACTACGGCACTCTGCTCGGCGAGGGCATCAAGCTGGTCGTCGACACCGCGACGCGGATCGACACGGCGAACCGCACGGTTGAACTGGCGTCCGGCACCGCGCTCGCCTACGACTACGTCATTTACGCGGTCGGCAGCACCGGCGTCGTGCCGGAGTCGGTGCCCGGCGCGGCCGAATTCGCCTATCCCATCGCCGAACTCGAGCACGCGGAACAGCTGAAGGCTGCCATTGCCGAGCTGCACCCCGCCGCACCGGTGACCGTCGTCGGTGCGGGGCTGACCGGTATCGAGACGGCCACCGAGCTCGCCGAGCAGGGGCGCAAGGTGACGCTGGTCTGCGGCGGCCGGTTGGGACCGTCGCTGTCGGCACCGGGCCGACGCTCGGTAGCCAAGGTGATGGCCAAGCTGGGGATCGCCGTACTCGAGACCGACGTGGTGACCGAGGTCCGCCGGGATGCGGTCGTCTTCGAAGACGGCGCGGTACGGCCGAGCGCGGTCACGATCTGGACGGCAGGCTTCGGCGTGCCGGATCTGGCCATCGCCAGCGGGCTGCACACCGACGGGCTCGGTCGGCTTATCACCGACGAAACGCTCACCAGCGTCGACGACCAGCGCATCGTCGCCGCCGGCGACTGCGCCGCCCCGTCCGATCAGCCGCTGCGGATGTGCTGCGCATCGGCCTCGCAGCTGGGACCTCAGGCCGCCAACACCGTGCTGAGCCGGATCGCGGGCACCGCGCCAGCGGACTTCGACTACGGCATACCGGCACAGTGCATCAGCCTCGGTCGCCGCTCCGGGATTCTGCAGCTCGGCCGCATGGACGACACGGCCGTCAACTTCTACTTCAGCGGCCGGCTCACCGCCAAGGTCAAGGAGGCCATCTGCAAGGGCACGCTGTGGGGTATGCGCCGCGAGGCACGCAAGCCGGGATCGACGTTCTGGTTCAAGGGCGGCCCGCGTCCCGAGCAGCCGGTCGTCGCCCCGAAGGTGGTCACGGAAGCGTGACCACCGGGCAGGACCACGCCGAGCGGTTCACCCATCTGCGACCGCTACTGTTCACCATCGCTTACGAAATCCTCGGCTCGGCAACCGAATCCGACGACGTGCTGCAGGACAGCTATCTGCGATGGGCGGAGGTAGACCTCGCGACAGTGCGGGACACCAAGTCGTATCTGGCACAACTGGTGACCCGCCAGGCGCTCAACACCCTGCGGGAGGGTGCGCGCCGTCGCGAGGACTACATCGGGCCATGGCTGCCCGAGCCGCTGCTGCTCGATGACCGCGATGCCTCAGCCGATGTCGTTCTCGCCGAATCAGTTTCGATGGCGATGCTGGTTCTTCTCGAAACGCTCACCCCCGACGAGCGGGCGGTGTTCGTGCTGCGCGAGACGTTCGGCTTCGACTACGACGAAATCGCGGGAGCGGTCGGCAAATCCGCGGGCACGGTGCGACAGATGGCGCACCGCGCCCGCGAACACGTGCACGCCCGGCGCAACCGGTTCGGTCCCGTCGACACCGAGCGGACGGCGCAAATCACCGAGCAGTTCCTGACCGCGGCGTCCACTGGCGACATGGACGGGCTGATGGCGTTATTGGCACCGGGCGCCACCTGGACGGCCGACCACGGCGGCAAGGCCACGGCGATTCGCAGACCCATCGTTGGCGCCCGACGGGTTGCCGCGCTCATGGCCCGCGTGTTTCAGGTGGCGAAGGAGACACCGCAAATGCGTTTCCAGACGGCGATCTACAACAGTGCTCCCGCGGTGGTCGTCTACACCGGCGATCACCTCGAGGGCCTCTTCGTATTCGAGGTGATCGACGGGAAGATCACGAATCTCTACGCAATGCGAAACCCGGACAAACTGACCGGGGTAACGACGCCGCGGGAAATCGGCCGATAGTGAAGCCGGCCACATCGCGCGCAAGCTGTCACACTCCCGTCGCCCGCGGTGTCTAGAGGACAGACCAGCACGGAGAGCATGATGACCCGAGGAGAATGACATGACCGGACAGAAGACCCGCGTGATCGTGATCGGCGGCGGATACGCCGGCGTGCTCGCGGCCAACCATCTGCGGCTGAACGAGAACGTCGACATCACGCTGGTCAATCCCCGCCAGAAGTTCGTCGAGCGGATCCGGCTGCACCAATTGGTCACCGGCTCCGATGATGCGGTGGTCGACTATTCAGAGCTGCTCGGCGACGGAATCCGGCTGACCGTTGATTCTGTGACCCGCATCGACGCGCCTGGACGGCGAATCGAACTCGCAGGCGGCGGTGAGTTGAACTACGACTATCTGATCTACGCCATCGGCAGCCACGGCGCGACCCCGATTGTCCCCGGAGCCGCTGAATTCGCTTATCCGATATCGGATCTCGAGCAGGCGGAGCAGCTGAAGGCGGCATATCACGCCGCGGGTACCGATGCGCCGATCACGGTGATCGGCGCGGGTCCCACGGGGCTGGAAGTGGCCGCTGAGTTCGCCGAGGAAGGCCGTCGCGTCACTCTGGTCTGCGGCGGGGTTCTAGGGCCGTACCTCCACGCTCGTGGTCGGCGCGCGGCGGCAAAGAGGCTGAACCGGCTCGGGGTCACCATCATCGACGGCCCGGGCTCCACCGCGACCGAGGTGCGCCCCGGCTCGGTGATCCTGGCCGACGGACACACGATCGCCAGCGCGGTCACGGTCTGGACCGCCGGTTTCGGCGTACCCGACCTGGCCGTCAGCAGCGGGCTGAGCACCGACGGTGCCGGTCGCCTTCTCACCGACGAGACCCTCACCAGCGTTGACGACCCCCGAATCGTCGCCGCCGGCGATGCGGCCGCACCGTCGAATCTGCCGCTGCGGATGAGTTGCCAGGCGGCGATCCCGCTGGGTGCGCAGGCCGCCAACACGGTGCTCAGCCGCATCGCGGGCACCGAACCGAAACGGCTGAACCAGGCGTTCACCGGCCAGTGCATCAGCCTCGGCCGCGACGGCGGCCTCGTCCAGCTCGCGCATCTCGACGACACCGTGATCGGCCTGCACATCGGCGGCCGCACCGCAGCCAAGATCAAGGAGGCGGTCTGCAAGGGCACCGTGTCCTTCCTGCAGCGGGAGGCCCGCAAGCCGGGAAGCTACTTCTGGCTCAAGGGCGGAAAGCGGCAGCAGCAGTTGGCAACAGCGGGTCAACCGGTGCGACCGTGACCGTCGAACACGCCGAACGATTCACGCAGCTACGGCCGCTGCTGTTCACGATCACCTACGAGATCCTGGGCAGTGCCACTGAATCCGACGACGTGTTGCAGGAGAGCTACCTGCGCTGGGCCGAGGTTGACCTGTCGACGGTGCAGGACACCAAGGCCTACCTCGCCCAGCTGGTCACCCGTCAGTCCCTCAACGCCCTGCGAGCGCAGTCTCGCAGGCGTGAGGACTACATCGGT is part of the Mycolicibacterium tusciae JS617 genome and encodes:
- a CDS encoding NAD(P)/FAD-dependent oxidoreductase; translation: MTGHNTPKKVVVIGGGYSGILAANHLRMRGDRNVPEITVVNPRPKFVERIRLHQFVAGNYDATVDYGTLLGEGIKLVVDTATRIDTANRTVELASGTALAYDYVIYAVGSTGVVPESVPGAAEFAYPIAELEHAEQLKAAIAELHPAAPVTVVGAGLTGIETATELAEQGRKVTLVCGGRLGPSLSAPGRRSVAKVMAKLGIAVLETDVVTEVRRDAVVFEDGAVRPSAVTIWTAGFGVPDLAIASGLHTDGLGRLITDETLTSVDDQRIVAAGDCAAPSDQPLRMCCASASQLGPQAANTVLSRIAGTAPADFDYGIPAQCISLGRRSGILQLGRMDDTAVNFYFSGRLTAKVKEAICKGTLWGMRREARKPGSTFWFKGGPRPEQPVVAPKVVTEA
- the sigJ gene encoding RNA polymerase sigma factor SigJ, which gives rise to MTTGQDHAERFTHLRPLLFTIAYEILGSATESDDVLQDSYLRWAEVDLATVRDTKSYLAQLVTRQALNTLREGARRREDYIGPWLPEPLLLDDRDASADVVLAESVSMAMLVLLETLTPDERAVFVLRETFGFDYDEIAGAVGKSAGTVRQMAHRAREHVHARRNRFGPVDTERTAQITEQFLTAASTGDMDGLMALLAPGATWTADHGGKATAIRRPIVGARRVAALMARVFQVAKETPQMRFQTAIYNSAPAVVVYTGDHLEGLFVFEVIDGKITNLYAMRNPDKLTGVTTPREIGR
- a CDS encoding NAD(P)/FAD-dependent oxidoreductase, coding for MTGQKTRVIVIGGGYAGVLAANHLRLNENVDITLVNPRQKFVERIRLHQLVTGSDDAVVDYSELLGDGIRLTVDSVTRIDAPGRRIELAGGGELNYDYLIYAIGSHGATPIVPGAAEFAYPISDLEQAEQLKAAYHAAGTDAPITVIGAGPTGLEVAAEFAEEGRRVTLVCGGVLGPYLHARGRRAAAKRLNRLGVTIIDGPGSTATEVRPGSVILADGHTIASAVTVWTAGFGVPDLAVSSGLSTDGAGRLLTDETLTSVDDPRIVAAGDAAAPSNLPLRMSCQAAIPLGAQAANTVLSRIAGTEPKRLNQAFTGQCISLGRDGGLVQLAHLDDTVIGLHIGGRTAAKIKEAVCKGTVSFLQREARKPGSYFWLKGGKRQQQLATAGQPVRP